Sequence from the Seonamhaeicola sp. ML3 genome:
GGCAAAGTTGTATTTACTGGCGCTGAACAAGAATGGCTTGATTATTATGGATTAAAAGAAGATACAGTTGCCATTAACGCCCTTCCTGATACCGAGCATATCGTAAAAAAACTTGAATGGCTAATTCTAAACCCCAAAAAGATTGTTGAAATTTCTAAAGAAGCCAGAGCATTTATCGAAAAAGAGCACCATTATAAAGATATAGCCTCTAAATATCTTGAAACATGGGCACAAACCAAAGCCTAAATTTATAAATCCCTAATTATTTTGGCTGGGACACCAGCAATAACTACATTTTTGGGAAAAGATTTCGTTACTATAGCTCCATTAGCAACAACTGAATTCTCTCCAATATTAACACCTTTTAAAATCGTTACATTGTTTCCTATAAAAACATTTTCCCCAATAACGACCTCTTCTGGTTTTGGATCTGTTTCTAATCTTTTTTCTGCATCAAGATTATGAAAAACACTATCCATAATCTGACAGTTTACCCCAATTAGTACGTTATCATTAATAACAATTTTCTTTTCAGAAATAACAGAAAAACCATTATTGATATGGATATTATTGCCAAAGGACAACACCGAGTGTTTGGTTCTAGCCTCTAAATAAGCATAGCTATTTAAAAAAAAAGGAGAATCAACGACTCCAAAGTTAACATTAGAGCCAAAAACAACATCACCTAGTCCCTTAATAACAACAGGCTGATTTGAAACAAAAGACCCGGTAATTTTTTTGTTGTTTGAAAAAAAAGAGTAAACCATCTTCCTTTTAAATAAAAACAACTTTGAAACAATATTTTTTAACACCTGTCCTTGAATTAATTTTTACTCCTTCTAAAATAACTTTTAATCAAATAACTAACAATTACTAAAATAATAAGATTTCTAATAAAATGTGCTATAACTACACCTTCTGTACCATAAACACCCACAAATTTTATAGATAAAAAATAGAATAGCGACAAAGAAATCAATTCTGTAAACACAAAGCTTTTAACCATTTTTTTTGCTAAAAACTGATGCGCCATAACCAGTGAGGCCAACCTAATAAAATCACCTAACAATTGCCATTTAAACAATTGAGGCAATCCATGAAAATTGGGATAAACCACAGCTACAATTTGTGCTCTAAATAAATATACCAAAAGCATTCCCACTCCAAAAAGTGGCAAAATTGTTTTGTATATCGATACTACCTCTTTGAAAAAAAATTTTTCTTCACCTATCCTAGCAAATTTAGGAATCACATATAAAGTGAACAGACCAGAGGAAAATACCATGTAATTTTTTGAAATGAAATTCATTGCGGTCCAATAACCAGCTTCGTTTATATTGATTTTATTGGTAATTATAGTCCTAATATCTAGCTCAATATAATTCAAGAGTCCAGTAGAGACAAAAGACATTAAAGTGAAAGCCAAAAGTTCTTTAGCCATAGGCACTTTAAACTTTATATGCTTGCGTTCTAAAAATTTTTTTAAAGTACTTCCAAAAACTAGTATTATTATAAAAAATTGAATTATTGGAGTTAGTATAATTGAATAAAAAACACCTTTTAACCCATAAAAATTAAGCAAGACTAGAAGACTTAATGCAGATATAATGTATGAGATTAAGTCAATTTTAGCGAACTTTTTATATTCGGACAAACCATTTATTATAGCTTGAAAGATTCTATTGACGCCAATTACAGGTGGTAACAAAGCCAATATTTTTATCACCAAGGTATATTTCGAAGAAGCGAATAATAAGATTGAAATATTTGATGCTAAGAAGAAAATTATTATGGATGTTAGAATGGAGCCAATAAAAACAAATACAAAAGTTGTAGTAAAAAGCTTTTGTAATTTATCATGCTCTTCTCGCCATTGTGCCACATATTTTACAACGCCATTAAATATACCCATCGAAGAGGTACTGGTAGTAATTTGAACTAGGTTTCTTAACTGCCCTATCTTGGCTATACCTATTTCACCAACACTAACAGCAAGTATTCTTTGAACAACAAGTGATATTACCAGCCTGATACAGATTACCACAGCGTTTAAAGATGTAATCTTTAAAAGTAAATTTTGTTTAAACCTTTCTTTAAAATCCACTTAGTTATTATGAGAACCTATTTATTAAACTAATAATTTTTTCAACATCTTCGGAAGATAATACAGGATTAATAGGTATACTAAGAACTTCTTTGTGAATTACTTCCGTAATTGGGAAACTTAAATTTCCCAACTCCTCAAAAGCGTTTTGTTTGTGAATTGGTATTGGATAATGAATTGTTGTTTCCACAACATTTTTTAGAAGATATTCTTTAAGCATATCTCTTTTTTTACTCCTTATAATAAATTGATGATAAACATGTTGCTTATTAATATCACCCTCTGGCAATACTATACTTTTATTATTGATGCCTTTTAAGTATGTTTTTGCTATTTGTAGTCTCTTATCATTATCTCTGTCTAGCCATTTTAGTTTAACCCGTAAAAAAGCGGCCTGTATTTCATCTAATCGACAATTAAAGCCTTTGTAATCATTTTTGTAAGTTGAAGCTCTTCCATAATTACGAAGTTTAATAGCGATATCTGCTAATTCTTTATTGTTGGTAGTTATAGCTCCTGCTTCGCCTAGAGCTCCTAAATTCTTTGTAGGATAAAAACTAAAAGCAGCCGCATCTGATACATTCCCTGCTTTTAACCCATCTTGATTAACAGCTCCATGGGCTTGGGCTGCATCCTCAATAAGCAATAACCCATTATCTTTAGCAATCTTCTTCAAAGCCTCAACCTCATATAGTCTTCCATATAAGTGCACACCCAAAATGGCTTTTGTCTTTGCGGTTATGGCTTTCTCTATTTCGTTGGGGTTAATATTAAAAGTCTTTGGATCTGGTTCAACTAAAATAGGTTTCAACCCTTTATGACTAACGGCCAAAACTGTAGCTATGTAGGTATTGGCAGGGACTATTATTTCATCTCCATCAGATAGTAAACCCAACAGTTTATAACTTTCTAAAATTAAATGAAGTGCATCTAAACCGGAACTAACCCCAATACAATATTTAGTTCCACAATAATTGGCATATTCTTCTTCAAAGGCGCTCACTTCATTTCCCAACACATAATAGCCCGAATTGAGAAAGTCCTGAAACTTTAATTGTAATTCTGTTTCAAAACGACTATTTAGTTTATGTAAATCTAAAAACTTTATCATACAAGCACGTTACCTAATAACGCATAATTTTCAACTTCAATTTTATAAAAATTTTGAACAATCGTTCTAGCTCCTAAACCTTCCTTCCAATATTGTAGACCTTTGTTTATTTGCATTCCATCACTCAGGTTAGAAGAGCCTAAATCGAAAAACACATTATCCTTAAACCTATCTAACAGATTAACAAATAAATAATCGATACTTCCTAATGTATTGTTTTTTGAATTACCAGAAATATATTGGGCCTTAACTGTGTTATCTGTAATGAACAATGTAGTTCCTGCAACTATATCACCTTCATGAAAAACGTTAAATTGTTTAATGTTTTCAGGAAACATATCTTTTAACATTCTTATTTCATCTAGAGTATGTACAGGCTTTACAGAATGCTTATTTAGTAGATTAGGAATTAAAATAGACTCCCAAAAAAGACGTAAACTGTCGTCTTCCTTTATCTTCAAGTTACTTTTATTCCCTCTCCTGAATCCTTCCATTCTGTTGGCATCAATTTTTAAAGAATGGTTTAGGTTTATTACTGAAAGTGATTCTTGTTTTGTCAATTTAGCTTTCAACAAAAACATTAAATAGGTTATCTCGTCATTGGGCGTCTTAGAATAAATACTCGGCAAGGTTTTTAATTCTAAATGAGGTATTTTTTTTTCAAATAAAAACCTTAATAAACTTTCGAATATTTCGATAATCTTATTCAGTTTTAATTCATTTTTAAAAACAAGACCGCCATAACTTAAACCCTGGTGAGAATATATAGTATCACCTACTATATTAGCTGGTAAAACAGCTAATAATTTTTTGTCCTTAAAAATCATCAAAGAAAAGTCCTGGAAACGATCTTTATGATACTCAATAAAATTTCTGTGAAATAAGAATGTGCCGTTTTTAGCTTTCAAAATAAAATCATTCCATTCCTGGAAATACTCCGAAGAATATCTAATAATTTTATAATCCTGCATGAATAAAAACAAATAGTTAAACTATGCCTTTCTTCCAGAGCTAAAGAGAGACCTTCCAAAAATAGTCAAAATAATAGCGTAATATATTAAATAACTAATAAAATGAGCGAATACAGCACCTTTTACACCATCAAAATATTCGATAAAATATACACTGCTGAAATATAGAAGAACTATGAGTGTGGCCTCTGTTAAGATATAGTGCCAAAACATCTTTTTTGCAATAAACTGATAAGCAATTACCATGGAAAGCACCTTAATAAAATCACCTAATAACTGCCATAAAAACAGTCCTTCTACAGGTTCAAACTCTTCTGTAAACACTACCGAAACTACAATATTCCTAAGAAAATAAATCACCGCAAACCCTAAAATTAAAAAAGGAAGTACCGTTTTATAAAAACCAAAAACTTCTTCTTTAAACGCTTTTGTTGTTTTTATCTCTATAAATCTAGGAAGAATATAAAGTGTCATTAAAGAGGTTACGAACATTAAATAGTACTTAGAAATCCTGGTCATAGCTTCCCAAAAACCAGCATCTTTGTATCCTATGTTTTCAATAATATAAGATCGAATGGCTATCGCAACCAGAGGTAAAATTACTGCTGAAAATAGAGCCATTATAGAATACTTTCCCATTTTCCTTAGAAAGGGAAAACTAAAGCTGCTTGCTTTCAACAAAGGCACCATACTTTTCCTGTTTATTATACCTACCAAAGTGATTAAGAATATTAAAGACTCTGCAATGGCTACAGATATTAATGCTCCTTTTAACTCCTCTTGGTATATAAGTAGCAATGCCACGGAAACACTTAAAATCTGTCCGATGATATTGATAATTATCAATATTTTATACTTAGAAAACCCATTCATTATTGAAAAGGAAAACATGTTTAAAGCATAAAAAGGAAGTACTATTGCGAAAACTTTAATCGCTAGTGTATAATTATTATAACTCGGAAATATAATATCTTTAATGAGTTCTGCATTGAAATAACAGACTACAGAGACCAAAACTGTTGAAAAAAAACCAGCATAGAAAATTGTGGAAAGTGTTTTTCCAAGTTCTAATATATTGTCTTTGGCTTTTGAAATATGATTGACAGCCCCTTTGTAAAACCCCAGAATAGAGATTGATTGAAAAGAGTTTACAAAATTCTGAAAGTTACCAATTAAAGCTAGTCCTTCTGCTCCAATAAAAACCGCAATAGCTTTTGACGTTAATAAACCAGCTATTATTCTTGTTATTACAGAAGCTATTTGTAACGACGCTATTTTAACTAGAACATGCTTGTTTATATAATCAATTAAATTTCTCAATTACTGCTGAATTTCTACGCTAACTATCCCTGATTAAACAATGAAACCAAATATACAAAATCAATATACGTTTAAACTTACATAATAGCTTTTATAGATAAAGTGCACCACAATTTCTTTATTTGGTTCTTTTCAACAAATAATAGAAATTAATAAACAGTATTGCAGTATTGGTCAAAATGATTGGTTTTGACAGTGGGCTGAGCAAAAAACCATAAACAATAAACAGTAAACACCCAATGGCGTTTACCAACCTGAGTGTAACGATAGATTTCATTAGAAAGGATAACAGTACTGTAGCCATAGCTGCATAGCCAACCCATTCAACTAATGAAATACCAAAAAGTTCCATTAAATGGCTTTATTTCTTTTGCGCTCTACTTCTTTGAGAAGAATTTTTCTTAATCTTAGGTGATTAGGTGTTACCTCTACGTATTCATCCTTTTGTATGTACTCTAAAGCTTCTTCAAGAGAAAACTTAATTGCTGGAACAATTTTAGCTTTATCATCTGCTCCTGCAGAACGTACGTTCGATAATTTTTTGGTCTTCGTAACATTAACCGTCATGTCATCACCACGAGAGTTTTCACCAATTACCTGACCTTCATAAATATCTTCTCCTGGATCGATAAAGAACTTACCGCGCTCTTGAAGTTTATCAATGGAATAAGGAATAGCAGTACCATTTTCCATAGATACCAAACTACCGTTCTGACGTTCTGGAATACCACCTTTTACCGGTTGAAACTCCTTGAACCTATGCGCCATTATAGCTTCTCCTGCGGTTGCAGTCAATAACTGATTTCTAAGACCAATAATACCTCTCGATGGCACTATAAACTCACATACCATACGATCTCCTTTGGCTTCCATGCTCAACATTTCACCTTTTCTCATGGTCACCATTTCAATGGCTTTTCCAGAAACTTCTTCTGGTAAGTCAATAGTCATTTCCTCAACCGGCTCGCATTTTACACCATCAATCTCTTTGATTATAACTTGCGGCTGACCAATCTGCAACTCATACCCTTCTCTACGCATGGTTTCTATCAACACAGAGAGGTGCAATACACCACGACCAAACACCATGAATTTATCGGCACTATCGGTATCTTCTACTCGTAACGCTAAGTTCTTTTCTAGCTCTTTAGTTAAACGGTCTTTAATGTGACGCGATGTTACATATTTTCCATCTTTTCCGAAGAAAGGCGAATCATTAATAGTGAATAACATACTCATTGTAGGTTCATCTATCGCTATAGTTTTTAACCCTTCTGGGGCTTCAAAATCAGCTACAGTATCTCCAATCTCGAAACCTTCAAGTCCAACAATAGCACAAATATCTCCAGCTTGAACTTCTTCAACTTTCTTTCTTCCTAAACCTTCAAAAACATGAAGTTCCTTAATTCTGGATTTCACAACACTACCATCTCTTTTTACTAAAGAAATATTCTGATTTACCTTCAGCTCTCCTCTAGTTAAACGTCCAATAGCAATTCTTCCTGTAAAAGAAGAGAAATCTAAGGAAGTTATTAGCATTTGAGTTGTTCCCACTTCAATTTTCGGTTCGGGAATATGCTCAATTACCATATCTAACAAAGGCTCAATATTTTCGGTTTGCTTTTGCCAATCTTCGCTCATCCAATTGTTTTTGGCCGAACCATAAACCGTTGGGAAATCTAATTGCCACTCCTCTGCTCCAAGCTCAAACATTAAGTCGAATACTTTTTCATGAACCTCATCTGGCGTACAATTTTCCTTATCGACTTTATTAACTACCACACATGGTTTTAGACCTAAATCAATGGCTTTTTGTAACACGAAACGAGTTTGCGGCATCGGTCCTTCAAAAGCATCTACTAATAATAAAACACCATCTGCCATATTAAGTACACGCTCAACTTCTCCTCCAAAATCGGCGTGACCAGGCGTATCAATAATATTAATTTTAGTCCCTTTATAAGTAACCGAAACGTTTTTAGAAGTTATCGTAATTCCACGCTCTCTTTCTAAGTCATTATTATCAAGGATTAAATCTCCTGTGTTCTCGTTTTCACGAAATAACTGACAATGATACATGATTTTATCAACCAAGGTTGTTTTTCCGTGGTCAACGTGGGCTATAATAGCAATATTTTTAATTGTGTCCATACCGAGCTCCTTAATTTAAGCGTGCAAAGTTACGTTTATTTATGTACATAAAACATTATCTTTACAGCTTTATTTAGTAAATGATAGCTTTATGAATCTTCAAGAAATCCCAAAACTAAAACATACCAATTCCAACAACTTTTTCCTGCTATGTGGACCATGTGCCATTGAAGGTGAAGATATGGCACTGAGGATTGCTGAAAAAGTGATTTCGATAACCGATAAATTGGAAATTCCTTATGTTTTTAAAGGCAGCTTTAAAAAGGCTAACCGAAGTAGAATTGATAGTTTTACAGGAATTGGAGATGAAAAGGCGTTGAAGATTCTAAAAAAGGTTTCTGATACTTTTGATGTTCCAACAGTTACCGATATTCACGAAGTTTCTGATGCTGAACTTGCAGCACAATATGTTGATGTTTTACAGATTCCTGCTTTTTTGGTACGTCAAACCGATTTGGTAGTAGCTGCAGCAAAAACAGGTAAAGTTGTAAACTTAAAAAAAGGGCAGTTTATGAGTCCCGAAGCCATGAAACATGCTGTACAAAAGGTAAAGGATTCTGGTAGTGATAAAGCATGGATAACAGACCGTGGCACCATGTTTGGTTACCAAGATATGATTGTTGATTTTAGAGGCATCCCAACCATGAGGCAATATGCACCAACCGTTTTAGATGTTACACATTCCTTACAACAACCCAACCAAAGCGCTGGTGTTACCGGTGGCAGACCAGACATGATTGAAACGATTGCCCGTGCTGGTGTTGTAAACAATGTTGATGGCCTATTTATCGAAACTCATTATGACCCTGCCAATGCCAAAAGCGATGGGGCGAATATGTTACATTTGGATAATCTGCAAAACCTTTTGAGTAATTTAGTATCCATAAGAAAAACCATTAACAATCTATAAAGTTACCAATCTGTAGACTTTTAGAATTAATAGCCTCTCTCCCTTATAATTTTGAAAATAGTTATTATTTCTATGCCCATAAAGTTTAAAATATTTTTTTTCAGTTTGTTTTTAAGTGTTTTTTCTTTGGCTCAAGAAAAATCTAAACAGACTACTTTTCCTAATAAAAAAGGCAAATTTTATTTAAGTTGGGGTTGGAATAGAGCCAATTACTCAAAAAGCGATATTGCATTTTCTGGTCCAGATCATGATTTTGTATTAAAAGATGTCGTTGCTAGTGATGAGCCTGAAGAAAACTTCGGTTTTAAAAGTCATCTTAATCCATTTAGAATAACCGTGCCTCAAACAAATTTTAAACTTGGGTATTTTCTTAATGAAACCTACAGCATTTCTATTGGTTTCGACCATATGAAATACGTTGTTAACAGTCCCCAAACTGTAATAATTAATGGCAGCATTAGCGATAATAGCGCTTACGATGGTACTTATTTAAACCAGCCCATAACCATTGAAGAAGGCTTTTTGGAATATGAATATACAGACGGCTTAAACTATGTAAATATTGAACTCAATAGGTTTGATAATATGAAGTTTATTAAAACCAATCCTGATAAAATCTATTTTAGCTCTGTTATTGGTGTTGGCTCTGGTATTATTTTCCCAAGAACAGATGCTACATTACTCGACCGACCCAACAGTGACAATTACCATGTCTCTGGATTCGGGCTATCTACCAACCTAGGACTTAATATTACATTTTTAAAACACTTTTTTGCTCAAGGAGAACTAAAAGGTGGATATATAAATATGTTTAACAGTAAGACAACAAATCGTAATAGTGACAGAGCCAAGCATCATTTTTTCTTTTTTCAAAGAGTTTTGGTATTTGGAGCAAGATTTAATCTTTTCAACTAAATTTATATATGCCAAGGCCGTTTACTTTCCCTAACAATCTTGGCTGCAGCCAACAATAGATGCTCAAAATTTTCTTGGTCTAGATCCTCTAGAGATTTTAGCTGAAGGGAACGCACTTGTTTTCTATTATTATCATTTTTTAAAATAGGAAAGACTTTTTCCAAAAATACGCCATGAACAAAAGCGACATCTACATAATCCTTTCCTTTTAAAATATTTAAATACAACATGGGCTTTTTTTCAATATTATAAAATGGAATACGGTAACTGTAGCGTTCTGTAATATCAGGAAGCGTTCTTAAAACGATGCTTCTCACATAAAGCATAATGGATTGATAAGGCTCTTTTTGATTGAAGAAGTATTCGTCTACAGGTTTCAACTTTAGAATAAAATTTATTGGTATTCAAACTTAACAAAAATTTATGATGCTGTTTTCAGAAATATTCATTTACTTTGTATTTCAAAGTACTTTTATATGGAATCTAAAGATTATCTAAAAGACATCAGCGAAATAAAGGATTTAATGAATAAGTCCTCTCGTTTTATTTCCTTAAGTGGTCTGTCTGGAGTTTTGGCTGGCTCTTATGCTTTAATTGGAGCTTTTATTGCCTATTGGTTGGTTACAACTTATAGCAATGGTGTTTTAATTTTAGATGGGTGGGTTTTTGAGTCATGTCTTCTCACACTTGCCTTAGTTGGTTTTTTTAGTGTTGCTACTGGTATTTTGTTAACTACTAAAAAAGCTAAAAATAACGGGGCGAAAATTTGGGATAACACCTCTAGACGTTTGGTTTTTAATTTTTTAATTCCTTTAGTTGTCGGTGGACTGTATATCCTTATAATTTTAAGTCAGGGTAAATATGGACAATCTGGTGGTCTTATGCTTATTTTTTATGGATTAGCGTTAGTTAACGCTTCAAAATATAGTATTGGAGACATAAGGTATTTGGGTTATATTCAAATTACATTGGGATTAATTGGAGCTTGGGAACCTGGTTACGGGTTCTGGTTATGGGTAATTGGCTTTGGTATTATGCACATTATCTACGGTACTTGGATGCATTTTAAATATGATAGAAAATAATTCATGGATTATATTTATTATTTACTTTATGTTATTGGTAGTCAAATTGTGTTTTTTTCAATTCCAACAATATTATCATACCTGACTTTAAAAATATTTCAGAGGTACACTTTTAGGTTGAAATTTTATTTTTTAGCTATAATTCCAACCCTAATTTTTTCATTTGTTCTAGGTGCCAGTGTTCTCTACTATTTTATTAATGCAATTATTTTTACGTTATTATTATATTCTGAAAACCATAAAAAGATAAACTCCTTCTTTCTTAGGAAATAATATGAGCATAATTACCAACATAAATAAACTGTTTGACCATAGGATAAGGCTGGGTATCATGTCTATTTTAATGGTTAACGAATATGCCGATTTTAATACACTTAAAGAACTTTTAGGCGCCACCGATGGTAATTTGGCAAGCCATACAAAAGCATTAGAAAAAGCAGAGTATATTAAAATAGAAAAACAATTTATTGGTAGAAAACCAAATACACGCTACTCTACTACCAAAATGGGGAGAGCGGCCTTTAAGAAACACATTGAAGCATTGGAAGCAATAATAAACAAGCAAAAATAATTTTTTTACCATTATACTTTGAAATACAAAGTACTTTAAAACCATAAATCATGAAGAAAACAGCTTTACTAATCGGTTCAATAGCATTCAGTACGATGTTCTACAGTCAAGGACTTGGATTAAACTTAAGTATATTTAGTCTTGTAGTCATTTCTGTTCTAGTTATCTACAATCAGAATGCATTTAATCGGAAAAGCACCATAGCTTTTAGTGCCGTTTATTTAATAACATCTATTAGTTTTTTCATTTTCAATTCCACCTTATCATTAATTGCAAACATAGTTACCTTCATTACTTTGGTGGGTCATGTTTCTGAAAAAGATTCTTCTATATACGTTAATTGGTTAAACGGATTTTATACATGTATT
This genomic interval carries:
- a CDS encoding acyltransferase, translating into MVYSFFSNNKKITGSFVSNQPVVIKGLGDVVFGSNVNFGVVDSPFFLNSYAYLEARTKHSVLSFGNNIHINNGFSVISEKKIVINDNVLIGVNCQIMDSVFHNLDAEKRLETDPKPEEVVIGENVFIGNNVTILKGVNIGENSVVANGAIVTKSFPKNVVIAGVPAKIIRDL
- a CDS encoding O-antigen translocase, whose product is MDFKERFKQNLLLKITSLNAVVICIRLVISLVVQRILAVSVGEIGIAKIGQLRNLVQITTSTSSMGIFNGVVKYVAQWREEHDKLQKLFTTTFVFVFIGSILTSIIIFFLASNISILLFASSKYTLVIKILALLPPVIGVNRIFQAIINGLSEYKKFAKIDLISYIISALSLLVLLNFYGLKGVFYSIILTPIIQFFIIILVFGSTLKKFLERKHIKFKVPMAKELLAFTLMSFVSTGLLNYIELDIRTIITNKININEAGYWTAMNFISKNYMVFSSGLFTLYVIPKFARIGEEKFFFKEVVSIYKTILPLFGVGMLLVYLFRAQIVAVVYPNFHGLPQLFKWQLLGDFIRLASLVMAHQFLAKKMVKSFVFTELISLSLFYFLSIKFVGVYGTEGVVIAHFIRNLIILVIVSYLIKSYFRRSKN
- a CDS encoding DegT/DnrJ/EryC1/StrS aminotransferase family protein, translated to MIKFLDLHKLNSRFETELQLKFQDFLNSGYYVLGNEVSAFEEEYANYCGTKYCIGVSSGLDALHLILESYKLLGLLSDGDEIIVPANTYIATVLAVSHKGLKPILVEPDPKTFNINPNEIEKAITAKTKAILGVHLYGRLYEVEALKKIAKDNGLLLIEDAAQAHGAVNQDGLKAGNVSDAAAFSFYPTKNLGALGEAGAITTNNKELADIAIKLRNYGRASTYKNDYKGFNCRLDEIQAAFLRVKLKWLDRDNDKRLQIAKTYLKGINNKSIVLPEGDINKQHVYHQFIIRSKKRDMLKEYLLKNVVETTIHYPIPIHKQNAFEELGNLSFPITEVIHKEVLSIPINPVLSSEDVEKIISLINRFS
- a CDS encoding GNAT family N-acetyltransferase, whose protein sequence is MQDYKIIRYSSEYFQEWNDFILKAKNGTFLFHRNFIEYHKDRFQDFSLMIFKDKKLLAVLPANIVGDTIYSHQGLSYGGLVFKNELKLNKIIEIFESLLRFLFEKKIPHLELKTLPSIYSKTPNDEITYLMFLLKAKLTKQESLSVINLNHSLKIDANRMEGFRRGNKSNLKIKEDDSLRLFWESILIPNLLNKHSVKPVHTLDEIRMLKDMFPENIKQFNVFHEGDIVAGTTLFITDNTVKAQYISGNSKNNTLGSIDYLFVNLLDRFKDNVFFDLGSSNLSDGMQINKGLQYWKEGLGARTIVQNFYKIEVENYALLGNVLV
- a CDS encoding O-antigen translocase, which translates into the protein MRNLIDYINKHVLVKIASLQIASVITRIIAGLLTSKAIAVFIGAEGLALIGNFQNFVNSFQSISILGFYKGAVNHISKAKDNILELGKTLSTIFYAGFFSTVLVSVVCYFNAELIKDIIFPSYNNYTLAIKVFAIVLPFYALNMFSFSIMNGFSKYKILIIINIIGQILSVSVALLLIYQEELKGALISVAIAESLIFLITLVGIINRKSMVPLLKASSFSFPFLRKMGKYSIMALFSAVILPLVAIAIRSYIIENIGYKDAGFWEAMTRISKYYLMFVTSLMTLYILPRFIEIKTTKAFKEEVFGFYKTVLPFLILGFAVIYFLRNIVVSVVFTEEFEPVEGLFLWQLLGDFIKVLSMVIAYQFIAKKMFWHYILTEATLIVLLYFSSVYFIEYFDGVKGAVFAHFISYLIYYAIILTIFGRSLFSSGRKA
- the typA gene encoding translational GTPase TypA translates to MDTIKNIAIIAHVDHGKTTLVDKIMYHCQLFRENENTGDLILDNNDLERERGITITSKNVSVTYKGTKINIIDTPGHADFGGEVERVLNMADGVLLLVDAFEGPMPQTRFVLQKAIDLGLKPCVVVNKVDKENCTPDEVHEKVFDLMFELGAEEWQLDFPTVYGSAKNNWMSEDWQKQTENIEPLLDMVIEHIPEPKIEVGTTQMLITSLDFSSFTGRIAIGRLTRGELKVNQNISLVKRDGSVVKSRIKELHVFEGLGRKKVEEVQAGDICAIVGLEGFEIGDTVADFEAPEGLKTIAIDEPTMSMLFTINDSPFFGKDGKYVTSRHIKDRLTKELEKNLALRVEDTDSADKFMVFGRGVLHLSVLIETMRREGYELQIGQPQVIIKEIDGVKCEPVEEMTIDLPEEVSGKAIEMVTMRKGEMLSMEAKGDRMVCEFIVPSRGIIGLRNQLLTATAGEAIMAHRFKEFQPVKGGIPERQNGSLVSMENGTAIPYSIDKLQERGKFFIDPGEDIYEGQVIGENSRGDDMTVNVTKTKKLSNVRSAGADDKAKIVPAIKFSLEEALEYIQKDEYVEVTPNHLRLRKILLKEVERKRNKAI
- the kdsA gene encoding 3-deoxy-8-phosphooctulonate synthase, translating into MNLQEIPKLKHTNSNNFFLLCGPCAIEGEDMALRIAEKVISITDKLEIPYVFKGSFKKANRSRIDSFTGIGDEKALKILKKVSDTFDVPTVTDIHEVSDAELAAQYVDVLQIPAFLVRQTDLVVAAAKTGKVVNLKKGQFMSPEAMKHAVQKVKDSGSDKAWITDRGTMFGYQDMIVDFRGIPTMRQYAPTVLDVTHSLQQPNQSAGVTGGRPDMIETIARAGVVNNVDGLFIETHYDPANAKSDGANMLHLDNLQNLLSNLVSIRKTINNL
- a CDS encoding DUF1801 domain-containing protein, encoding MKPVDEYFFNQKEPYQSIMLYVRSIVLRTLPDITERYSYRIPFYNIEKKPMLYLNILKGKDYVDVAFVHGVFLEKVFPILKNDNNRKQVRSLQLKSLEDLDQENFEHLLLAAAKIVRESKRPWHI
- a CDS encoding transcriptional regulator, whose protein sequence is MSIITNINKLFDHRIRLGIMSILMVNEYADFNTLKELLGATDGNLASHTKALEKAEYIKIEKQFIGRKPNTRYSTTKMGRAAFKKHIEALEAIINKQK